The following coding sequences are from one Leucoraja erinacea ecotype New England chromosome 2, Leri_hhj_1, whole genome shotgun sequence window:
- the tmem170b gene encoding transmembrane protein 170B translates to MPGPREEQRQRLEQRQQLQGLEQRLGLQQLQQQQQQQQRRLHGQRAMPASGYSINLTVQQVLSLWAHGTLRHFTEMWYWVFLWALFSSLFLHGAVGLLMFVMLQRHKQGRVISVAAVVVGFLASITGGMITSAAVAGVYRVAGKTMVPLEALVFGAGQTVLTVVISFSRILATL, encoded by the exons ATGCCGGGCCCCCGGGAGGAGCAGAGACAGAGGCTGGAGCAGAGGCAGCAGCTACAAGGGCTGGAGCAGAGACTGGGGCTGCAGCAgctacagcagcagcagcagcagcagcagcggcggctacACGGACAGCGGGCCATGCCAGCCAGCGGCTACTCCATCAACCTGACCGTACAGCAAGTCCTCAGCCTGTGGGCGCACGGAACCCTGCGGCACTTCACCG AGATGTGGTACTGGGTCTTCCTCTGGGCGCTCTTCTCCTCGCTCTTCCTGCACGGAGCCGTTGGCCTCCTGATGTTCGTCATGCTCCAGAGGCACAAGCAGGGCAGAGTCATCTCAGTGGCGGCCGTGGTGGTGGGCTTCCTAGCGTCCATCACCGGAGGAATGATCACAA GCGCGGCGGTGGCTGGAGTGTACCGAGTGGCTGGGAAGACCATGGTGCCTCTCGAAGCTCTGGTCTTTGGTGCCGGACAGACTGTACTCACCGTGGTCATCTCGTTCTCCCGGATCCTCGCCACCCTATAA